From one Leptospira noumeaensis genomic stretch:
- a CDS encoding glycoside hydrolase family 5 protein, whose product MAQKKLTPQGEWFVDVSGRKVILRGINLGGDTKVPFPNGGTQFPSDFSDHREVSFIGRPFPLAEADDHLTRLKRWGFNVLRLLTTWEAVEHKGPNEYDEAYLDYFTEIVRLAGEYGFYVFIDFHQDVWSRMTGGDGAPGWIFEKLGIDYRKLSEADAAIVMQRAYDYSKPGLRQEDNYPTMCWSQNYRYAGNGILWTLFFGGKDFAPNFLIDGKNVQDYLQDHYLGCMKEIAKRVKDFDFVLGFDSLNEPGKGFIGRAMNDRCLNNGDADPAKPGLAWSPIDALFSSHGHSIDLPYLTLKVWKGGFVPTKTVTVNQNQVSIWLPESPGDPFQLEGAYTITKDGTPFIEKNDFFQKVNGRTIDFDADYLIPFMRTVGKTIQEIRKDWMVFIEREASDAFTHPHLNGEAPKLAVNAAHWYDILTLLFKKFLYPIAIDTLTKRPVFGKSGIEAMYVRQLTRIKNTADSVPGKIPSLIGEFGIPFDLQGGKAYKEWKKGNHSPKIWKRHVMALDAMYNAMDHLLLSNTIWNYTASNQNDLMVGDGWNQEDLSIFSKDQIIPGSDPDVYGGGGRAIEGFCRPYAAFTQGTPTKMQYNLETREFHFEWDSDSKILEPCIIKVPRFVYPNGVQIVLSNAEKISETDGELTVKGNGGKATLILKPL is encoded by the coding sequence ATGGCACAAAAAAAACTCACACCCCAAGGCGAATGGTTTGTAGACGTTAGCGGAAGAAAAGTAATTTTACGTGGAATTAATTTAGGTGGAGATACCAAGGTTCCTTTTCCCAATGGCGGAACGCAGTTTCCTAGTGATTTTTCTGACCACAGAGAAGTAAGTTTTATCGGAAGACCCTTCCCACTTGCCGAAGCAGATGACCATTTAACAAGACTCAAACGATGGGGCTTTAACGTTCTTCGTTTATTAACCACTTGGGAAGCTGTCGAACACAAAGGTCCAAATGAATACGATGAGGCTTATTTGGATTATTTTACAGAGATTGTTCGTCTGGCTGGTGAATATGGTTTTTATGTATTTATTGATTTTCACCAAGACGTTTGGTCGAGGATGACGGGTGGAGATGGTGCCCCAGGTTGGATTTTTGAAAAACTAGGAATTGATTATCGCAAACTTTCCGAAGCAGATGCGGCAATTGTCATGCAAAGAGCTTATGACTATTCAAAACCTGGTCTCCGTCAGGAAGATAATTACCCGACCATGTGCTGGTCACAAAACTATCGTTATGCCGGGAATGGCATCCTTTGGACTTTGTTCTTTGGAGGAAAAGATTTTGCACCAAACTTCCTCATCGACGGAAAAAATGTTCAGGACTATTTACAAGATCACTACTTGGGTTGTATGAAGGAAATTGCAAAACGAGTCAAAGACTTTGACTTTGTTTTGGGTTTTGATTCGTTGAATGAACCAGGAAAGGGATTTATTGGTAGGGCAATGAATGATCGTTGTTTAAACAATGGCGATGCAGACCCCGCCAAACCTGGCCTTGCTTGGTCACCGATTGACGCACTATTCTCTTCTCATGGACATTCGATTGATTTGCCTTACCTCACCCTTAAAGTTTGGAAGGGAGGATTTGTTCCCACAAAAACAGTCACTGTCAATCAGAACCAAGTATCTATCTGGTTACCCGAATCTCCGGGAGATCCATTCCAATTAGAAGGTGCATACACCATCACAAAAGACGGAACGCCATTTATCGAAAAAAACGATTTTTTCCAAAAGGTAAATGGACGTACCATCGATTTTGACGCTGATTATCTAATTCCATTTATGCGTACTGTTGGTAAAACGATTCAAGAAATCCGAAAGGATTGGATGGTTTTTATTGAAAGAGAGGCATCGGATGCATTCACCCATCCTCATCTCAATGGGGAAGCGCCAAAACTTGCGGTGAATGCGGCACATTGGTACGATATACTTACACTTCTATTCAAAAAATTCCTTTATCCAATTGCTATTGATACTCTCACCAAACGACCCGTATTCGGTAAATCAGGTATCGAAGCTATGTATGTGCGCCAACTCACTCGAATCAAAAATACAGCAGATTCAGTTCCTGGAAAAATCCCAAGTCTTATCGGTGAATTTGGAATCCCTTTTGACTTACAAGGGGGGAAAGCATATAAAGAATGGAAAAAAGGAAATCATTCTCCAAAAATTTGGAAACGTCATGTAATGGCTCTTGATGCCATGTATAATGCGATGGATCATCTTCTTTTATCCAATACAATCTGGAACTACACTGCCTCAAATCAAAACGATTTGATGGTGGGAGATGGTTGGAACCAAGAAGACCTTAGCATTTTTTCAAAAGACCAAATCATTCCTGGTTCTGATCCCGATGTCTATGGTGGTGGTGGTCGTGCCATTGAAGGTTTTTGTCGGCCTTACGCTGCCTTTACCCAAGGGACTCCAACCAAAATGCAATACAACTTAGAAACCAGAGAATTTCATTTCGAATGGGATTCTGATTCCAAAATCTTGGAACCTTGTATCATCAAAGTTCCAAGGTTCGTTTACCCCAATGGTGTACAAATTGTACTCTCCAATGCAGAAAAAATTTCAGAGACAGACGGTGAATTGACAGTCAAAGGAAATGGGGGGAAGGCAACCCTCATCCTAAAACCACTATGA
- a CDS encoding O-antigen ligase family protein, with protein MYYRIYRSFLTLSIISCALSVSLSQLFLLLSFVFFLFLPEKPKLSSNLVKILFLFYIWQIVTVLYHFSASGFEFESIKHAFHDEMKDIFLVTAFVSVQGIKPEDRKYLYKTFFVFALVIVITGFISIFSMTRLSRLISDLYKTSASWPYQHHYGKISNINIYLPIGLMNTHLTFGGLLAFIFPGFVFRLYDSWYKKESLSKISINAILLLLVSIVFLFNNARSSLLGALVSTLFGIYILVFIDKDISKKMLKRIGIFILLILVLVFVGYKTTSAVKRVVDPLFGGEKHTDSGRTFIWDSTFPLIEKNPIFGIGSGNYQKEIEISRKQREQENKELSFFYEVTQRGHAHNDYFHLTAVFGGPQGILYLMLFGIILYTLLNGKIPKNIRFMTYGLVGFFFSGLLQCYFQDDEVLIVFYFLLGYLNLYAELEKNTNELV; from the coding sequence ATGTATTACCGAATCTATCGTTCGTTTCTAACCTTGTCCATCATTTCCTGTGCGCTCTCTGTTTCCCTTAGCCAACTTTTCTTACTGCTATCTTTTGTTTTTTTCCTCTTCCTTCCCGAAAAACCAAAACTTTCCAGCAATCTGGTCAAAATTCTATTTTTATTTTACATTTGGCAAATTGTAACCGTTTTGTATCATTTCTCCGCTTCCGGTTTTGAATTCGAATCCATCAAACATGCGTTTCATGATGAAATGAAAGACATTTTTCTTGTCACTGCATTTGTTTCTGTGCAAGGGATTAAACCAGAGGATAGAAAGTATTTATACAAAACATTCTTCGTTTTTGCTTTAGTCATCGTGATTACGGGATTTATCTCTATATTTTCTATGACAAGGCTCTCACGATTAATTTCTGATCTGTACAAAACTTCTGCATCTTGGCCCTACCAACACCATTATGGCAAAATCAGCAATATCAATATCTACCTCCCCATCGGCCTAATGAATACCCACCTTACCTTTGGTGGACTACTTGCTTTCATTTTCCCAGGATTTGTATTTCGGTTGTATGATTCTTGGTATAAAAAAGAATCATTGTCTAAAATCTCGATCAATGCCATATTACTTTTGTTAGTATCCATTGTTTTTTTATTCAACAATGCAAGATCCTCCCTTCTCGGAGCATTGGTAAGCACACTGTTTGGGATCTATATTCTTGTTTTTATCGATAAGGATATTTCCAAAAAAATGTTAAAACGAATTGGGATATTTATCCTTCTGATTTTAGTTTTAGTTTTCGTAGGATATAAAACTACGAGTGCTGTCAAACGAGTTGTAGATCCACTCTTCGGTGGAGAAAAACATACGGACTCGGGAAGAACTTTTATCTGGGATTCGACCTTTCCTTTGATTGAAAAAAATCCAATCTTTGGAATTGGTTCTGGAAATTATCAAAAAGAAATCGAAATCTCAAGGAAACAAAGAGAACAGGAAAACAAAGAACTTAGTTTCTTTTATGAAGTCACACAAAGAGGACATGCTCATAACGATTATTTTCATTTAACCGCGGTCTTTGGTGGTCCTCAAGGGATCCTTTATCTTATGTTATTTGGAATCATTCTGTATACTTTACTGAATGGAAAGATACCTAAAAATATCCGATTTATGACTTATGGACTCGTTGGATTTTTCTTTTCTGGACTTTTGCAATGTTATTTTCAAGATGATGAAGTTTTGATTGTATTTTACTTTTTACTCGGGTATCTCAATCTTTATGCTGAGTTAGAAAAAAATACAAATGAGTTAGTTTAA
- a CDS encoding glycosyltransferase has protein sequence MRVLYFSDTFLPKTDGVAVSIKNFSELLALRGHEFCICAPKYGDGDFDRMTDNIQVVRFRSGYLPSYPDIKVVLPSPGKIKRIIEDFKPDLIHIHTPGLLGLYAVNAAERFGVPTIGTYHTLMAEQEMYVSFYRLFKLDKLFFKANKFKKKLNIDELDKIVKFDNFNIRKKIILKICNDIYNRCDVVISPSHLIKEQLIEYGITRPITVVSNGMDLKRFQGTPKTYTGGDAPKFLHVGRISYEKNCDVVINAFKLIHEHYPNATLTVIGEGPAIPSLERQAEHLGIEKSVSFKGFIPNAVLHEEYPKYDVFLTASTMETQGLVVLEAIACGLPAVGVDAFALPELIRHGENGYITKSFDAKGIAEGALSIIRNPEDYLKFSKNSIQIASGHEMEKCVDAMEEVYSKVVEAMKGKVKKSTIFDLFFDFMQ, from the coding sequence TTGCGAGTCTTATATTTTTCCGATACTTTTTTGCCAAAAACCGACGGAGTTGCTGTTTCCATTAAGAATTTTTCTGAACTTTTGGCTCTACGTGGGCATGAGTTTTGTATCTGTGCTCCCAAATACGGAGATGGGGATTTTGACCGGATGACGGACAATATCCAGGTGGTTCGTTTTCGATCCGGGTATTTGCCGAGTTACCCTGATATCAAAGTGGTTTTGCCCTCTCCAGGAAAAATCAAACGTATCATCGAAGATTTCAAACCCGATCTCATCCACATTCACACACCTGGCCTTCTTGGGCTTTATGCTGTAAATGCTGCGGAAAGATTTGGAGTTCCAACGATTGGAACCTACCACACTCTTATGGCCGAACAAGAAATGTACGTTTCCTTCTATCGTTTGTTTAAACTTGATAAACTTTTTTTTAAGGCCAATAAGTTTAAGAAAAAATTAAATATCGATGAGTTAGATAAAATTGTAAAATTTGATAACTTTAATATTCGCAAAAAAATCATTCTAAAAATTTGTAACGATATATATAACAGATGTGATGTAGTTATTTCCCCGAGCCATCTCATCAAAGAACAACTCATCGAATATGGAATCACTCGTCCGATTACGGTTGTTTCCAATGGAATGGATTTAAAAAGATTTCAAGGAACACCAAAAACATATACTGGTGGAGATGCTCCTAAGTTTTTACATGTGGGTCGAATTTCTTATGAAAAAAATTGTGATGTGGTCATCAATGCTTTTAAACTCATACATGAACATTACCCTAATGCAACTCTCACAGTGATTGGTGAGGGGCCAGCCATTCCATCTTTAGAACGCCAAGCGGAACATTTAGGAATTGAGAAGTCGGTTAGTTTTAAAGGATTTATCCCCAATGCTGTGTTACACGAAGAATATCCAAAGTATGATGTATTTTTGACAGCATCAACCATGGAAACACAAGGTCTTGTAGTTTTAGAGGCCATTGCTTGTGGGTTGCCTGCTGTAGGTGTGGATGCTTTTGCTTTGCCAGAACTCATCCGTCATGGCGAAAATGGATACATCACAAAATCTTTTGATGCCAAAGGAATTGCAGAGGGTGCACTTTCTATCATTCGGAATCCAGAAGACTACCTTAAATTTTCCAAAAATTCCATTCAGATTGCCTCAGGCCATGAAATGGAAAAATGTGTCGATGCGATGGAAGAGGTGTATTCGAAAGTTGTGGAAGCAATGAAGGGCAAAGTTAAAAAATCAACTATCTTTGATTTGTTTTTTGATTTTATGCAATGA
- a CDS encoding glycosyltransferase family 9 protein — translation MTNLLVLRFSAMGDVALMTPALIAIAAKYSNIQLTVVTRGNFAPFFYNIPNLNVLGINLKKYKGILGLVRMYRDIAKLGPFGHVIDLHGSVRSRFIAFLFRSQGIPYSKIIKGRREKLKQTRRYNKKLNQLPHTVERYLNVFRKAGFDAPIRKGPWLNVDGESKIYARDFFKSIGIDKKEGQWFGFAPFAGHALKEWSFEKCKRLVEVLLDEFPDCNVFLFGGKDEAKELEILRNGQTRAHIVQGGKLGIRGELGIMDRLDVMIGMDSSNVHIAALLKKPVIGIYGTTHPLSGFGPFAQEDSGVLQVDLPCRPCSIYGNTKCWRGDHACMELIDPLDVVRRIRLIQNVNTLW, via the coding sequence ATGACAAACCTCTTAGTACTTAGATTTTCAGCGATGGGGGATGTGGCTTTAATGACACCTGCCCTCATTGCCATTGCAGCTAAATACTCTAATATTCAGCTGACAGTTGTTACAAGAGGAAACTTCGCACCTTTTTTTTACAACATTCCCAATTTGAATGTTTTAGGGATCAATCTAAAAAAATACAAAGGCATTTTAGGTCTTGTTAGGATGTATCGTGACATCGCCAAACTAGGACCATTCGGTCATGTGATTGACCTTCACGGTTCTGTTCGTTCCAGGTTCATTGCCTTTTTGTTTCGTAGCCAAGGTATTCCATATTCAAAAATCATCAAAGGCCGCCGCGAAAAATTAAAACAAACACGACGTTATAATAAAAAATTAAACCAACTCCCCCACACTGTAGAACGTTATTTAAACGTATTTCGTAAAGCCGGATTTGATGCTCCCATTCGCAAAGGCCCTTGGCTCAACGTGGATGGAGAATCAAAAATATATGCGAGAGATTTTTTTAAGTCGATTGGAATTGATAAAAAAGAAGGCCAATGGTTTGGATTTGCTCCTTTTGCAGGACATGCACTCAAAGAATGGAGTTTTGAAAAATGCAAACGACTCGTAGAAGTTTTACTCGATGAATTTCCAGACTGCAATGTGTTTCTGTTTGGTGGAAAGGACGAAGCAAAAGAATTAGAAATCCTTCGGAATGGCCAAACACGCGCACATATTGTCCAAGGTGGAAAATTAGGAATCCGCGGAGAACTCGGGATTATGGATCGTTTGGATGTGATGATTGGAATGGATAGTTCCAACGTCCACATTGCAGCCCTACTCAAAAAACCTGTAATCGGAATTTATGGAACCACACACCCGCTTTCAGGATTTGGACCATTTGCACAAGAAGATTCAGGTGTTTTACAGGTAGACTTACCTTGTCGCCCATGTTCCATTTATGGGAACACCAAATGTTGGCGCGGTGACCATGCTTGTATGGAACTCATTGACCCACTTGATGTTGTTAGACGAATTAGACTCATTCAAAATGTAAACACACTTTGGTGA
- a CDS encoding DUF4254 domain-containing protein, with amino-acid sequence MKALEAKKAVSIFQESVLDWHKKEAPHPNPYPEGSLESTLYQKNHIDTIQWHIEDEIRRPDIALEDVVALKRKIDKLNQDRTDMVEKLDDFVIDMFRSATPKPDARLNSESPAWLLDRMSILELKIYHMEEQVSRKDASASKEHIAKCQTKLDILLDQREDLKKCLDELFSDYAEGTKRVKVYRQMKMYNDQNLNPSLYKNQK; translated from the coding sequence ATGAAAGCATTGGAAGCCAAAAAAGCCGTCTCTATTTTCCAAGAATCCGTTCTGGATTGGCATAAAAAAGAAGCCCCTCATCCAAATCCTTACCCAGAAGGAAGTTTAGAGTCCACCCTCTACCAAAAAAACCACATCGATACCATCCAATGGCATATTGAAGATGAAATCCGAAGGCCGGACATTGCTTTGGAAGATGTCGTGGCACTCAAACGTAAGATCGACAAACTAAACCAAGACAGAACCGATATGGTAGAAAAACTGGACGACTTTGTGATTGATATGTTTCGTTCAGCCACTCCCAAACCAGACGCAAGATTAAATTCCGAATCACCCGCTTGGTTACTCGATCGTATGAGTATCTTAGAACTCAAAATCTACCATATGGAAGAACAAGTTTCTAGAAAGGATGCCTCTGCCTCAAAAGAACATATTGCCAAATGCCAAACCAAACTAGACATTCTCCTCGACCAGAGAGAAGATCTCAAAAAATGTTTGGATGAACTATTCTCCGACTACGCAGAAGGAACCAAACGAGTAAAAGTTTATCGTCAGATGAAGATGTACAATGACCAAAATTTAAATCCGTCATTGTATAAGAATCAAAAATGA
- a CDS encoding NRDE family protein, translated as MCLVVIAYKVHPDYPLVIVSNRDEFFERPTESLHLWDTSPEIIGGKDLKAGGTWLGASSFGKVAFLTNVRNLRKPSHPHPISRGSLVLDFLKSEKEVSSKDYLEKVQRDANEYEGFNLFVYDGKEANYVGGDPIQVLTIEPGFHAVSNASWNTVWPKTAKLKANVEQVFDSIPMNENWRTLVTSEFFRLLADADLVKEDSLLPDTGIGLERERYLSSIRIRVPGYGTRASTVLFCGKDGVEVLERTFSDPLSNEFTERRDVLAFSES; from the coding sequence ATGTGCCTAGTTGTGATCGCCTATAAGGTTCATCCGGATTATCCACTTGTCATTGTTTCCAACAGAGATGAGTTTTTTGAAAGGCCGACAGAATCCCTTCATTTATGGGATACTAGTCCCGAAATCATTGGGGGAAAAGATTTAAAAGCCGGGGGAACTTGGCTTGGTGCCAGTTCTTTCGGTAAGGTGGCATTTCTCACCAATGTTAGGAATTTACGAAAACCTTCCCACCCCCATCCCATATCACGAGGAAGTTTGGTTTTAGATTTTTTAAAATCGGAAAAGGAAGTTTCTTCAAAGGATTATCTTGAGAAGGTGCAACGTGATGCGAACGAGTATGAAGGATTCAATTTATTTGTTTATGATGGAAAGGAAGCAAACTATGTAGGAGGGGATCCTATACAGGTTTTGACTATAGAGCCAGGATTTCATGCTGTAAGTAATGCCAGTTGGAATACTGTTTGGCCGAAAACTGCAAAACTCAAAGCAAACGTCGAACAGGTGTTTGATTCCATTCCTATGAACGAAAATTGGCGAACCCTTGTCACATCCGAATTCTTTCGGTTACTGGCGGATGCCGATTTAGTCAAAGAGGATTCACTCCTTCCTGACACCGGAATTGGGCTTGAACGCGAAAGGTATTTATCATCGATAAGAATTCGTGTTCCTGGTTATGGAACCCGCGCTTCTACAGTTTTATTTTGTGGTAAGGATGGGGTGGAAGTATTGGAACGCACCTTCTCCGATCCGCTTTCAAATGAATTCACGGAACGGAGGGATGTTTTAGCATTTAGCGAGAGTTAG
- the glyA gene encoding serine hydroxymethyltransferase produces the protein MSYLEKQDPEVYAALKKEDERQEHSLEMIASENFVSRPVLEAYHSTLTNKYAEGYPGKRYYNGCENADQVEQLAIERAKKMFGAEYANVQPHSGAQANMAVFLATLEPGDSFLGMNLAHGGHLTHGSAVNISGKYFKPIPYGVDEKTETINYDEVAKLAKEHKPKLIVVGASAYPRTIDFNKFREIADGIGAKIMADIAHISGLVVAGEHPSPIGVCDFVTTTTHKTLRGPRGGLILSSSEHEKILNSRVFPGIQGGPLMHVIAAKAVAFGEALRPDFKTYIQQVVKNAKVLADVFQKRGFRVVSGGTDNHIVLLDVSVKGLTGNDAANGLDHIGVTVNKNAIPFDKNPPAVASGIRLGTPALTTRGLKEKEIEAVGNLICDYLDHFGDSSWETKVKAGVKEITSAFPMVNFRLEN, from the coding sequence ATGAGTTATTTAGAAAAACAAGATCCAGAAGTTTACGCCGCATTAAAAAAAGAAGACGAACGCCAAGAACATTCCCTAGAGATGATTGCCAGTGAGAACTTTGTTTCGCGTCCAGTTTTGGAAGCTTACCATTCCACTCTCACAAATAAATATGCAGAAGGGTATCCTGGAAAACGTTACTACAATGGCTGTGAAAATGCAGACCAGGTAGAACAACTCGCAATCGAAAGAGCAAAAAAAATGTTCGGTGCTGAATATGCAAACGTTCAACCACATAGCGGTGCACAGGCGAATATGGCGGTATTTCTTGCAACCCTCGAACCCGGTGATAGTTTTCTTGGAATGAATTTGGCTCATGGTGGTCACCTAACACACGGTAGTGCCGTCAATATCAGTGGAAAATATTTTAAACCTATCCCTTATGGTGTGGATGAAAAAACAGAAACCATCAATTATGATGAAGTGGCAAAACTTGCCAAAGAACACAAACCGAAACTAATTGTTGTAGGTGCATCCGCTTACCCAAGAACCATTGATTTTAATAAGTTCCGTGAAATTGCGGATGGAATTGGTGCAAAAATCATGGCAGACATTGCACATATTTCCGGTCTTGTCGTTGCCGGAGAACACCCAAGTCCGATTGGAGTTTGTGATTTTGTCACAACCACAACTCACAAAACTTTACGTGGACCAAGAGGGGGACTCATCCTTTCCTCTTCTGAACATGAAAAGATTTTAAACTCACGAGTGTTCCCTGGAATCCAAGGCGGACCACTGATGCACGTAATCGCAGCAAAAGCTGTTGCATTTGGCGAAGCTCTCAGGCCAGATTTCAAAACCTATATCCAACAAGTTGTTAAGAATGCAAAAGTTCTCGCAGATGTTTTCCAAAAACGGGGTTTTCGTGTGGTTTCTGGTGGGACTGACAACCATATTGTTCTTCTCGATGTTTCCGTAAAAGGACTCACTGGAAATGATGCGGCGAATGGACTAGATCATATCGGAGTGACAGTGAATAAAAATGCAATTCCATTTGATAAAAATCCACCGGCGGTTGCCTCTGGAATCCGACTAGGAACACCGGCTCTCACAACTCGTGGTCTAAAAGAAAAAGAAATCGAAGCCGTGGGAAATTTGATCTGTGATTATCTAGATCATTTTGGTGATTCTTCTTGGGAAACTAAGGTAAAAGCAGGGGTGAAAGAAATCACATCTGCTTTCCCTATGGTAAATTTCCGCCTAGAAAACTAA
- a CDS encoding lipoate--protein ligase family protein: MNSKVFFFPQIPPRSPYYNLAIEEAIAVQLVKEGITAGVRLWKNPDSIILGLSENPFRNIKEEVVTKYETVARTIGFQKKPIPNFCYIARRASGGGTVFHSLSGNINYSLYVNLDERKELFPVKDSYDILLGIVAKSLKRQNIQCFPKGKSDLVLEKNGIFKKISGNAQFRKRGCIVQHGTLILEDQLIERVAEVLHHPPEEPDYRKERSHKDFLTSLPDFFSETNWANDLVREVFSYLGEPEPDSLEDFSKISFFGPDFSTFRKHVLQESESIRKKKYQNPEYTLHREIHT; encoded by the coding sequence GTGAATTCTAAAGTTTTCTTTTTTCCACAAATTCCTCCAAGATCACCTTACTATAATTTGGCGATTGAAGAGGCAATAGCCGTCCAACTGGTTAAAGAAGGAATTACTGCGGGAGTCAGGCTTTGGAAAAATCCTGATTCTATCATTCTCGGCCTTTCCGAAAATCCCTTTCGTAACATCAAAGAAGAAGTGGTGACAAAATACGAAACGGTTGCAAGAACCATTGGTTTTCAGAAAAAACCGATACCTAATTTTTGTTATATTGCTAGACGAGCCTCTGGTGGCGGAACCGTTTTTCATTCCTTATCAGGGAATATTAATTATTCCCTATATGTCAATTTGGATGAGAGGAAAGAACTTTTTCCTGTCAAAGATTCCTATGATATCCTTCTTGGAATTGTTGCGAAGTCCCTAAAAAGGCAAAACATCCAATGTTTTCCGAAGGGAAAGTCCGATTTGGTTTTAGAAAAAAATGGAATTTTCAAAAAGATTTCAGGCAATGCACAGTTTCGGAAACGAGGTTGTATTGTCCAACACGGGACACTCATCTTAGAAGATCAGTTAATCGAACGAGTGGCAGAAGTGCTCCACCATCCACCAGAAGAACCAGATTATCGTAAAGAAAGAAGCCATAAAGATTTTCTCACATCTTTACCTGATTTTTTTTCTGAAACCAATTGGGCCAATGATCTTGTGCGAGAAGTTTTTTCTTATTTAGGAGAACCAGAACCGGATTCTCTGGAAGATTTTTCAAAAATTTCCTTCTTTGGCCCCGACTTTTCTACTTTTCGGAAACACGTCCTCCAAGAATCTGAATCTATTCGCAAGAAGAAATACCAAAATCCAGAATACACACTTCACAGAGAAATTCACACATGA
- a CDS encoding rhomboid family intramembrane serine protease — MASRYPGYELRFGPPMVPVVRTLMIINAVLFLLQMATKLAFHSPIVELYFGLTPELVLNGWVWQLLSYAFLHGSFLHILFNMLSLWMFGSELAEIWGERAFLKFYLFTAFLGGIGTVVAHFFGIPQGLVVGASASIYGLLVAYAMTWPNRELLVFLIFPMRAKYFVMIVMLMVLFAQGEHVAHFAHLGGAIGGLLLMKVYTGWKKKVGNLPTWSLSRYLQKRRFMRYQEEMAKRENAKTKVDELLEKISKNGMDSLSRSERKFLNEASQKYFNE, encoded by the coding sequence ATGGCCTCTCGTTACCCAGGATATGAACTCCGATTTGGACCTCCGATGGTTCCCGTTGTACGCACTCTTATGATCATCAATGCAGTTTTATTCCTCCTGCAGATGGCAACGAAACTGGCCTTCCATTCTCCGATTGTGGAACTCTATTTTGGACTCACTCCTGAGCTGGTTTTGAATGGTTGGGTCTGGCAACTTCTCAGTTATGCCTTCCTCCACGGGAGTTTCCTACATATCCTTTTTAATATGCTGAGCCTTTGGATGTTCGGTTCCGAACTCGCTGAAATTTGGGGAGAACGTGCCTTTTTAAAATTTTATCTTTTCACTGCCTTTCTGGGTGGGATAGGAACCGTGGTTGCCCATTTTTTTGGCATTCCGCAAGGATTAGTTGTCGGAGCCAGTGCCAGTATCTACGGGTTACTTGTTGCCTATGCGATGACTTGGCCCAACCGAGAACTTCTTGTATTTTTGATTTTTCCGATGCGAGCCAAATACTTTGTGATGATCGTCATGTTAATGGTTCTTTTCGCCCAAGGGGAACATGTAGCACATTTTGCTCATTTAGGGGGAGCCATTGGAGGTTTACTTTTAATGAAAGTTTACACTGGCTGGAAAAAGAAAGTGGGTAACCTTCCCACTTGGTCTCTCTCTAGGTATTTACAGAAACGCAGATTTATGCGTTACCAAGAAGAAATGGCAAAAAGAGAAAATGCAAAAACGAAAGTGGATGAACTTCTTGAAAAAATTTCCAAAAATGGAATGGATTCCCTCTCAAGAAGCGAAAGAAAGTTTTTAAACGAAGCGTCTCAGAAATACTTTAACGAGTGA